From one Streptomyces sp. CA-210063 genomic stretch:
- a CDS encoding DUF5719 family protein — MNRTTLSLIAGTTALAAVTGFAALTAPDASGGDTTTKAAAQLPVQRTSLLCPQPSTSDVAETAYTSFTPVTEGTGAEGSAELVAAGEESTGKANKTDKADKGKADKPVVEVKGPGKPVTGSTDGGDSPALIGTAEEKFAPGWTVQETTEVAAGTGRGLLGVNCTAPDTEFWFPGAGTVADRTDYVHLTNPDDSAAVVDIELYGKDGALKSTVGEGITVQPRSTEPVLLSTLATAKEADLTVHVSVRSGRVAAAVQALDDKLGGDWLAAATDPAAELVLPGIPKDATSVRLVVFAPGETDADLKLRLASPNGPITPAGNETLHVKGGMTASADLGDITRGEAGSLLLTPTDASVPVVAALRVVRGKGDNQETAFIPATRPVGTRATVADNRAKGTTLALTAPTRTAKVKVTASAGTTAGEPTTKTFTIKAGTTQNIDMPAPAGLKGTYALTVEPVSGGPVYASRTLESKLGTLPAFTIQTLPNDRGTVAVPEAEQDLSVLQR, encoded by the coding sequence GTGAACCGCACGACCCTGTCCCTGATCGCCGGCACGACCGCCCTCGCCGCCGTCACCGGCTTCGCCGCACTCACCGCGCCCGACGCCTCCGGCGGCGACACCACCACCAAGGCCGCCGCCCAACTGCCCGTGCAGCGCACGAGCCTGCTCTGCCCCCAGCCGAGCACCTCGGACGTCGCGGAGACGGCGTACACCTCCTTCACACCCGTCACCGAGGGCACCGGCGCCGAAGGCAGCGCCGAACTCGTGGCGGCCGGCGAGGAGTCGACGGGCAAGGCGAACAAGACAGACAAGGCGGACAAGGGCAAGGCCGACAAGCCCGTCGTCGAGGTCAAGGGGCCCGGCAAGCCCGTCACCGGCAGCACCGACGGCGGTGACTCGCCCGCACTGATCGGCACGGCCGAGGAGAAGTTCGCGCCCGGCTGGACGGTCCAGGAGACCACCGAGGTCGCCGCCGGCACCGGCCGCGGCCTGCTCGGTGTCAACTGCACCGCCCCGGACACGGAGTTCTGGTTCCCGGGCGCCGGCACGGTCGCGGACCGTACGGACTACGTCCACCTCACCAACCCGGACGATTCGGCGGCCGTCGTCGACATCGAGCTCTACGGCAAGGACGGCGCCCTGAAGTCCACGGTGGGGGAGGGCATCACGGTCCAGCCCCGCTCCACCGAGCCGGTCCTGCTGTCGACGCTCGCCACGGCGAAGGAGGCCGACCTCACGGTCCACGTCAGCGTCCGCAGCGGCCGGGTCGCCGCCGCTGTCCAGGCCCTCGACGACAAGCTGGGCGGCGACTGGCTCGCCGCCGCGACCGACCCGGCCGCCGAGCTGGTCCTCCCCGGCATCCCGAAGGACGCCACGTCCGTACGCCTCGTCGTCTTCGCCCCCGGCGAGACCGACGCCGACCTGAAGCTGCGACTCGCCTCGCCCAACGGCCCGATCACCCCGGCGGGCAACGAGACGCTGCACGTCAAGGGGGGCATGACCGCCTCCGCCGACCTCGGCGACATCACGCGCGGCGAGGCCGGTTCCCTGCTGCTGACCCCGACCGACGCGTCGGTCCCGGTGGTGGCCGCCCTCCGCGTCGTCCGCGGCAAGGGCGACAACCAGGAAACGGCCTTCATCCCGGCCACCCGCCCGGTCGGCACGCGCGCCACGGTCGCCGACAACCGCGCCAAGGGCACCACCCTCGCCCTCACCGCCCCCACCCGCACGGCCAAGGTCAAGGTCACCGCCTCCGCCGGCACCACCGCCGGCGAACCCACGACCAAGACCTTCACGATCAAAGCCGGCACGACCCAGAACATCGACATGCCCGCCCCGGCCGGCCTCAAGGGCACCTACGCCCTCACCGTCGAACCGGTCTCCGGCGGCCCCGTCTACGCCTCCCGCACCCTGGAATCCAAGCTCGGCACCCTCCCCGCCTTCACCATCCAAACCCTCCCGAACGACCGAGGCACGGTAGCGGTCCCGGAGGCGGAACAGGACTTGTCGGTACTGCAGAGGTAG
- a CDS encoding metallopeptidase family protein — MENLVPPRAASAPGPRRRDRHGRGMRGPIAPPQVPLAASRAEMFADLVQDSVERLERRWPQLTDVDFLVLEVPRLDGPGDAEWNDEAVPLGGIVVAREGRPARVVVYRRPVEIRTKGRDERAALVHEVVVEQVAELLGLNPETVDPRYGED; from the coding sequence ATGGAGAACCTCGTACCGCCTCGCGCCGCCTCCGCACCTGGGCCCCGCCGCCGAGATCGGCACGGCAGGGGGATGCGCGGGCCGATCGCGCCGCCGCAGGTGCCGCTCGCGGCGAGTCGTGCGGAGATGTTCGCGGATCTTGTGCAGGACTCCGTGGAGCGGCTGGAGCGGCGGTGGCCGCAGCTCACGGATGTCGACTTTCTTGTGCTTGAGGTGCCTCGGCTCGATGGGCCGGGGGACGCGGAGTGGAATGACGAGGCTGTGCCTCTGGGGGGGATCGTCGTCGCGCGGGAGGGGCGGCCGGCTCGGGTTGTTGTCTATCGGCGGCCGGTGGAGATTCGGACCAAGGGGCGGGATGAGCGGGCCGCGCTGGTGCATGAGGTCGTGGTGGAGCAGGTGGCCGAGTTGCTGGGGCTGAATCCGGAGACGGTGGATCCTCGGTACGGGGAGGACTGA
- a CDS encoding DUF3499 domain-containing protein, with amino-acid sequence MESRRGPLKSAVPSNVVSPVRRCSRTACGRPAVATLTYVYADSTAVLGPLATYAEPHCYDLCAEHSERLTAPRGWEVVRLLDGSAPARPSGDDLEALANAVREAARPQRRAAEAGGGARSADPMEVARRGHLRVLRSPDN; translated from the coding sequence GTGGAGAGTCGTCGCGGCCCGCTCAAGAGTGCGGTACCGTCCAACGTCGTGAGCCCTGTACGTCGCTGTTCGCGCACCGCTTGCGGCCGCCCCGCCGTCGCGACGCTGACGTACGTCTACGCCGACTCGACCGCGGTCCTCGGCCCCCTCGCCACCTACGCCGAACCCCACTGCTACGACCTGTGCGCCGAGCACTCCGAGCGCCTCACCGCCCCGCGCGGCTGGGAAGTCGTACGCCTGCTGGACGGCTCGGCCCCCGCCCGCCCCAGCGGTGACGACCTGGAAGCGCTTGCCAACGCCGTGCGCGAGGCGGCCCGCCCGCAGCGGCGTGCCGCGGAGGCCGGTGGCGGCGCCCGCTCGGCGGACCCGATGGAGGTCGCCCGCCGCGGCCATCTCCGGGTCCTGCGCTCCCCCGACAACTGA
- a CDS encoding L-lactate permease codes for MYVQELEPVAGSLGLSALVATLPLVIVLVLLGGVRLKAHLAGLIGLLAAVLVAWLAYRMPLGQTLSSAAQGAAFGLFPIMWIVVNALWVYRMTVHTRHFDILRRSFGRLSDDPRIQALVVAFCFGALLEALAGFGAPVAICSVMLVALGFEPVKAAVVALVANTAPVAFGAMGTPVVTLAQVTELPLDTVASVVGRQTPLLALVVPLVLVWLVDGRRGLRETWVPALTCGFAFAVGQFVASNYVSAQLADIGAALLGAGALVAVPQARRPAAEPVRAAVLTGARSEDLDEEDPPREVLRAYAPYALIVAIFSVAQIPVVKDWLATTTQAYDWPFLNVAGPDGDPVGGNVFTWPIVSTGGTLVLLAGLCTAVVLGVHARVAVREWMATVHELRFAILTVTSVLALAHVMNLSGQAATIGHFVAAAGAGLAFLSPVLGWFGVAVSGSDTSANALFGALQVSAARESGLSPELLAAANSSGGVLGKMISPQNLTIACAAVGLAGREGDLLRKVLPWSLGLLLVMCLIVVGQSTPVLEWMLP; via the coding sequence GTGTACGTCCAGGAACTGGAACCCGTGGCCGGCTCGCTCGGCCTGTCCGCCCTCGTCGCCACCCTGCCCCTCGTCATCGTCCTGGTTCTGCTCGGCGGTGTGCGCCTGAAAGCGCATCTGGCGGGCTTGATCGGCCTCCTGGCGGCCGTTCTGGTCGCCTGGCTCGCCTATCGCATGCCGCTCGGCCAGACGCTCTCCAGTGCGGCCCAGGGTGCCGCGTTCGGCCTCTTCCCGATCATGTGGATCGTCGTCAACGCCCTGTGGGTGTACCGGATGACCGTCCACACCCGGCACTTCGACATCCTGCGCCGTTCCTTCGGGCGGCTCTCCGACGACCCGCGCATCCAGGCGCTCGTCGTCGCGTTCTGCTTCGGCGCGCTCCTGGAGGCCCTCGCCGGCTTCGGCGCGCCGGTCGCCATCTGCTCGGTGATGCTCGTCGCGCTCGGCTTCGAACCGGTGAAGGCCGCCGTGGTCGCCCTGGTCGCCAACACCGCACCCGTCGCCTTCGGCGCCATGGGCACCCCGGTCGTGACCCTCGCCCAGGTCACCGAACTGCCCCTGGACACCGTCGCGTCCGTGGTCGGCCGGCAGACACCGCTGCTGGCCCTCGTGGTGCCCCTGGTGCTCGTCTGGCTCGTCGACGGGCGGCGCGGGCTGCGCGAGACCTGGGTGCCCGCCCTGACCTGCGGGTTCGCCTTCGCCGTCGGCCAGTTCGTCGCCTCCAACTACGTCTCCGCGCAACTCGCCGACATCGGCGCCGCCTTGCTGGGCGCGGGCGCCCTCGTCGCCGTACCGCAGGCGCGCCGGCCCGCCGCCGAACCCGTACGCGCCGCCGTCCTGACCGGCGCGCGCAGCGAGGACCTCGACGAGGAGGACCCGCCGCGCGAAGTCCTGCGCGCCTACGCCCCGTACGCGCTGATCGTCGCGATCTTCTCCGTCGCCCAGATCCCGGTGGTGAAGGACTGGCTGGCCACCACGACACAGGCGTACGACTGGCCCTTCCTGAACGTCGCCGGCCCGGACGGCGACCCCGTAGGGGGCAATGTCTTCACCTGGCCGATCGTGTCCACCGGCGGCACCCTGGTGCTGCTCGCCGGGCTCTGCACGGCCGTCGTACTGGGGGTCCACGCGCGCGTGGCCGTCAGGGAGTGGATGGCGACGGTCCACGAACTGCGGTTCGCGATCCTCACCGTGACGTCCGTCCTGGCCCTCGCCCACGTCATGAACCTCTCCGGACAGGCCGCCACCATCGGCCACTTCGTGGCGGCGGCCGGCGCGGGGCTCGCCTTCCTGTCACCGGTCCTCGGCTGGTTCGGCGTCGCGGTCTCCGGCTCCGACACCTCCGCCAACGCGTTGTTCGGCGCCCTCCAGGTGAGCGCGGCCCGCGAGTCGGGCCTGTCGCCCGAACTGCTCGCCGCGGCCAACAGCTCCGGCGGGGTCCTCGGCAAGATGATCTCCCCGCAGAACCTGACCATCGCCTGCGCGGCCGTCGGCCTCGCCGGCCGCGAGGGCGACCTGCTGCGCAAGGTGCTGCCGTGGAGTCTGGGGCTGTTGCTGGTGATGTGCCTGATCGTGGTGGGGCAGAGCACGCCCGTACTGGAGTGGATGCTTCCGTAG
- a CDS encoding phosphomannomutase/phosphoglucomutase, with protein sequence MAADLSTIVKAYDVRGVVPDQWDETLAELFGAAFVRVTGADALVTGHDMRPSSPGLSRAFARGAAALGVNVTEIGLCSTDQLYYASGALNLPGAMFTASHNPAQYNGIKMCRAGAAPVGQDTGLAEIRELVEGWSESGAPASAATPGTITQRDTLEDYAAHLRGLVDLTSIRPLKVVVDAGNGMGGHTVPTVFAGLPLDLVPMYFELDGTFPNHEANPLDPANIVDLQKRVREESADLGIAFDGDADRCFVVDEQGNPVSPSAITALVASRELARHGGKGTVIHNLITSWSVPEVVKENGGTPVRTRVGHSFIKAEMARTGAIFGGEHSAHYYFADFWNADTGMLAALHVLAALGGQDGPLSGLVAQYDRYAGSGEINSTVDDQTGRLAAIRSAYESREGVTLDQLDGLTVTSADWWFNVRPSNTEPLLRLNAEARDEATMAKVRDEVLAIIRG encoded by the coding sequence GTGGCTGCTGATCTGTCGACGATCGTGAAGGCGTACGACGTACGCGGGGTGGTCCCGGACCAGTGGGACGAGACGCTGGCCGAGCTTTTCGGGGCGGCCTTCGTGCGGGTGACCGGCGCGGACGCCCTTGTGACCGGGCACGACATGCGGCCCTCCTCGCCCGGCCTGTCGCGTGCCTTCGCGCGCGGGGCGGCGGCGCTCGGGGTGAACGTGACCGAGATCGGCCTCTGTTCGACGGACCAGCTGTACTACGCGTCGGGCGCGCTGAACCTGCCCGGCGCGATGTTCACGGCCTCCCACAACCCCGCCCAGTACAACGGCATCAAGATGTGCCGCGCGGGCGCCGCCCCCGTCGGCCAGGACACCGGCCTCGCCGAGATCCGCGAACTGGTCGAGGGCTGGAGCGAGTCGGGCGCGCCGGCCTCGGCCGCCACGCCGGGAACGATCACCCAGCGTGACACGTTGGAGGATTACGCGGCGCACCTCCGCGGCCTCGTCGACCTGACCTCCATCCGCCCCCTGAAGGTCGTCGTCGACGCGGGCAACGGCATGGGCGGACACACGGTCCCGACGGTCTTCGCCGGCCTGCCGCTGGACCTGGTCCCGATGTACTTCGAGCTGGACGGCACGTTCCCGAACCACGAGGCCAACCCCCTCGACCCGGCGAACATCGTCGACCTCCAGAAGCGCGTCCGCGAGGAGAGCGCCGACCTGGGCATCGCCTTCGACGGCGACGCCGACCGCTGCTTCGTCGTCGACGAGCAGGGCAACCCGGTCTCGCCCTCCGCGATCACCGCCCTGGTCGCCTCCCGTGAGCTCGCCAGGCACGGCGGCAAGGGCACGGTCATCCACAACCTGATCACCTCCTGGTCCGTCCCGGAGGTGGTGAAGGAGAACGGCGGCACGCCGGTGCGCACCCGCGTCGGCCACTCCTTCATCAAGGCCGAGATGGCCAGGACCGGCGCGATCTTCGGCGGCGAGCACTCCGCCCACTACTACTTCGCCGACTTCTGGAACGCCGATACGGGCATGCTGGCCGCCCTCCACGTCCTCGCGGCCCTCGGCGGCCAGGACGGCCCCCTCTCCGGCCTCGTAGCCCAGTACGACCGCTACGCCGGGTCCGGCGAGATCAACTCCACGGTCGACGACCAGACGGGCCGCCTCGCCGCGATCCGCTCCGCCTACGAGAGCCGGGAGGGCGTCACCCTGGACCAGCTGGACGGCCTCACCGTCACGTCCGCCGACTGGTGGTTCAACGTCCGCCCCTCCAACACCGAACCACTCCTCCGCCTGAACGCGGAAGCCCGCGACGAGGCCACGATGGCGAAGGTCCGGGACGAGGTGCTGGCGATCATCAGGGGCTGA
- a CDS encoding Trm112 family protein, producing the protein MPLEAGLLEILACPACHAPLTEEETELACTSQDCGLAYPIRDGIPVLLVDEARRPA; encoded by the coding sequence ATGCCGCTCGAAGCCGGCCTCCTGGAGATCCTCGCCTGCCCGGCGTGCCACGCCCCCCTCACGGAGGAGGAAACGGAGCTGGCCTGCACGAGCCAGGACTGCGGCCTCGCCTACCCGATCCGGGACGGCATCCCCGTACTCCTCGTCGACGAGGCCCGCCGCCCCGCGTGA
- a CDS encoding SIS domain-containing protein, with amino-acid sequence MLDESLLDTPDALSEADHRGLLRGAAEAGARVRTAIRLGIEAGIPGLKPDGRPRALLIAGPGMASAGVADLLGALAGASCPIIRLHPTGVAPAAGALRWELPGWTGPVDLLLVATADGSEPGLSLLVDQAYRRGSTVVAVAPARTPVAEAVEGAHGLFVPMATAPYEQEVPLGAAAPGVLWALLTPMLALLDRTGLVAAPPEALQKVADRLDGVAERCGPAIATYSNPAKTLAAELADGLPVIWTEGQAAGPVGRRFAAALAELAGRPSLAAQLPEALASHTVLLSGPLAASADPDDFFRDRVDEPPALHARVVVLRDRPTGGLSAVPAARELALSHDTAISELEPEEGSDLETLAEMIAITDFAAVYLSLASRA; translated from the coding sequence ATGCTCGACGAATCGCTGCTAGACACCCCCGACGCCCTGTCGGAGGCGGACCATCGCGGCCTGCTCCGCGGCGCCGCCGAGGCCGGCGCCCGGGTCCGTACGGCCATCCGCCTCGGCATCGAGGCCGGCATCCCCGGCCTGAAACCGGACGGCCGCCCCCGCGCCCTCCTGATCGCGGGCCCCGGCATGGCCTCCGCGGGCGTCGCCGACCTGCTCGGCGCCCTCGCGGGCGCGAGCTGCCCCATCATCCGTCTCCACCCCACCGGCGTAGCCCCCGCCGCGGGCGCCCTCCGCTGGGAACTCCCCGGCTGGACGGGCCCGGTCGACCTCCTCCTGGTCGCCACCGCGGACGGCAGCGAACCCGGCCTGTCGCTCCTCGTCGACCAGGCGTACCGCCGCGGCAGCACGGTCGTCGCCGTCGCCCCGGCCCGCACCCCCGTCGCCGAGGCGGTGGAAGGCGCCCACGGCCTCTTCGTACCGATGGCGACCGCCCCGTACGAGCAGGAGGTGCCCCTCGGCGCCGCCGCTCCCGGCGTCCTGTGGGCGCTGCTCACCCCGATGCTCGCGCTGCTGGACCGCACCGGCCTGGTCGCCGCCCCGCCGGAAGCCCTGCAGAAGGTCGCCGACCGCCTCGACGGCGTGGCCGAGCGCTGCGGCCCGGCCATCGCCACGTACAGCAACCCCGCCAAGACGCTCGCTGCCGAGCTCGCCGACGGGCTCCCGGTGATCTGGACCGAGGGCCAGGCCGCAGGCCCGGTGGGCCGCCGTTTCGCGGCCGCGCTCGCCGAACTGGCGGGCCGCCCCTCCCTCGCCGCCCAGCTGCCCGAGGCCCTCGCCTCACACACCGTGCTGCTGTCCGGCCCGCTCGCCGCGAGCGCCGACCCCGACGACTTCTTCCGTGACCGCGTCGATGAGCCACCCGCCCTCCACGCGCGCGTGGTGGTCCTCCGCGACCGCCCGACCGGCGGTCTGAGCGCCGTACCGGCCGCCCGCGAGCTGGCCCTCAGCCACGACACCGCGATCAGCGAGCTGGAACCCGAGGAAGGCAGCGACCTGGAAACCCTCGCGGAGATGATCGCCATCACGGATTTCGCCGCCGTTTACCTGTCGCTCGCTTCCAGAGCCTGA
- the manA gene encoding mannose-6-phosphate isomerase, class I, with translation MDRLDNTVRPYAWGSTTAIPQLLGVAPTGEPQAEMWMGAHPGAPSRTGRGPLTEVIDEDPERELGSRTVAKFGPRLPFLLKLLAAGAPLSLQVHPNLEQAREGYEDEERRGIPIDAGHRNYKDANHKPELICALTEFDGLCGFRDPLRAADLLAALDVDSLKPYVDLLHAHPEEAALREVLTAVLGADPEEMAHTVTEAAAACARLGGDYAPYADIAHHYPGDPGVIAAMLLNHVRLQPGEALFLGAGIPHAYLNGLGVEIMANSDNVLRCGLTPKHVDVPELLRIVRFEATDPGVLRPEASPDGEEVYETPIEEFRLSRYVLPEATAAHDLTRATPQILLCTAGSVRAGEHTLAPGESVFVPADQKAEVSGPGTLFRATVVA, from the coding sequence ATGGACCGCCTCGACAACACCGTCCGCCCCTACGCCTGGGGCTCGACCACCGCCATCCCGCAGCTCCTCGGCGTGGCACCCACCGGCGAGCCACAGGCGGAGATGTGGATGGGCGCCCACCCCGGAGCGCCCTCCCGCACCGGTCGCGGCCCTCTCACCGAGGTGATCGACGAGGACCCGGAACGTGAGTTGGGATCTCGAACCGTCGCCAAGTTCGGCCCCCGCCTCCCGTTCCTCCTGAAGCTCCTCGCCGCCGGCGCGCCCCTCTCCCTCCAGGTCCACCCCAACCTCGAACAGGCCAGGGAGGGGTACGAGGACGAGGAGCGCCGGGGCATCCCGATCGACGCGGGCCACCGCAACTACAAGGACGCCAACCACAAGCCCGAACTGATCTGCGCCCTCACGGAGTTCGACGGCCTCTGCGGCTTCCGCGACCCGCTCCGGGCCGCCGACCTGCTCGCCGCCCTCGACGTCGACTCCCTCAAGCCGTATGTCGACCTCCTGCACGCCCACCCCGAAGAGGCCGCCCTGCGCGAGGTGCTGACCGCCGTCCTGGGCGCCGACCCCGAGGAGATGGCCCACACGGTCACCGAGGCCGCGGCCGCCTGCGCCCGCCTCGGCGGCGACTACGCCCCGTACGCCGACATCGCCCACCACTACCCGGGCGACCCCGGCGTCATCGCCGCCATGCTCCTCAATCACGTCCGCCTGCAGCCCGGCGAGGCCCTGTTCCTCGGCGCCGGAATCCCGCACGCCTACCTGAACGGCCTCGGCGTCGAGATCATGGCCAACTCCGACAACGTCCTGCGCTGCGGCCTGACCCCCAAGCACGTCGACGTCCCCGAACTCCTGCGCATCGTCCGCTTCGAGGCGACCGACCCCGGCGTCCTGCGCCCCGAGGCGTCCCCCGACGGCGAGGAGGTCTACGAGACCCCCATCGAGGAGTTCCGCCTCTCCCGCTACGTCCTCCCCGAGGCCACCGCCGCGCACGACCTCACCCGCGCCACCCCGCAGATCCTCCTCTGCACGGCCGGTTCCGTCCGCGCCGGCGAACACACGCTCGCCCCCGGCGAATCCGTCTTCGTACCGGCGGACCAGAAGGCCGAGGTGTCCGGACCGGGCACGCTGTTCCGCGCCACCGTGGTCGCCTGA
- a CDS encoding cation diffusion facilitator family transporter: MSASGGTKAIVAALAANLAIAVAKFVAFLFSHSSSMLAESVHSLADSGNQALLLLGGKKAKREATPQHPFGYGRERYIYAFLVSIVLFSVGGMFALYEGYEKIKHPHEIENWYWPVGVLVFAIIAETFSFRTAIKESNALRGKKSWTEFVRHAKAPELPVVLLEDLGALVGLILALGGVGLALLTGDGVWDGIGTLCIGVLLILIAIVLAAETKSLLLGEAAGAEDVEKIAKAVVDGDTVTRVIHMRTLHLGPEELLVAAKIAVQHDDTATEIANAIDAAEARIREAVPIARVIYLEPDIYSEAEAARGADPDAAPGGPAPTAEH, encoded by the coding sequence ATGAGCGCGTCAGGCGGCACCAAGGCGATCGTGGCGGCACTCGCCGCCAACCTCGCGATCGCGGTAGCGAAGTTCGTGGCGTTCCTCTTCAGCCACTCGTCGTCGATGCTCGCCGAGTCCGTGCACTCCCTCGCGGACTCCGGCAACCAGGCGCTGCTGCTCCTCGGCGGCAAGAAGGCCAAGCGCGAGGCGACCCCGCAACACCCCTTCGGCTACGGCCGCGAACGCTACATCTACGCCTTCCTCGTCTCCATCGTCCTCTTCTCCGTGGGCGGTATGTTCGCCCTCTACGAGGGCTACGAGAAGATCAAGCACCCGCACGAGATCGAGAACTGGTACTGGCCGGTCGGCGTCCTCGTCTTCGCGATCATCGCCGAGACCTTCTCCTTCCGGACCGCCATCAAGGAGTCCAACGCCCTGCGGGGCAAGAAGTCCTGGACCGAGTTCGTCCGCCACGCCAAGGCCCCCGAACTGCCGGTCGTCCTCCTGGAGGACCTCGGCGCCCTCGTCGGCCTGATCCTCGCCCTCGGCGGCGTCGGCCTCGCCCTGCTCACCGGCGACGGCGTCTGGGACGGCATCGGCACCCTCTGCATCGGCGTCCTGCTCATCCTGATCGCGATCGTCCTCGCCGCCGAGACGAAGTCCCTGCTCCTCGGCGAGGCCGCGGGCGCCGAGGACGTCGAGAAGATCGCGAAGGCCGTCGTCGACGGCGACACCGTCACCCGCGTCATCCACATGCGCACCCTCCACCTCGGCCCCGAGGAACTCCTCGTCGCCGCCAAGATCGCCGTCCAGCACGACGACACGGCCACCGAGATCGCCAACGCCATCGACGCGGCCGAGGCCCGCATCCGCGAGGCCGTCCCGATCGCCCGCGTCATCTACCTGGAGCCCGACATCTACAGCGAGGCGGAGGCCGCCAGGGGCGCCGACCCCGACGCCGCCCCCGGCGGCCCGGCCCCCACCGCCGAGCACTGA